cttttatgttttgttttttttggcattgcaaccataaactttgtttttattttttaattttatgtggTAAACCAACACTAAGCAGTCCGCAGATGTCAAGTGGAAGGTAATCTATAAAATGCCTTGTCAGATAAGCCCCCTTGACTCTCAGACTCCTAAATACAATTTATTGCAAGCAGCCATCTTTGAAAGGCCccaattagaaaataaaactaaaagctaCATTAAAAAGGAGTAATTGCATTTGTTCTTTGAAGGCATTAAGCATTTATTAGAGAATGTTAGTGTATTTGGCACTCAGGAGTTAGCTGAGTGCCAAAtacctttttccttccactacaCCTCAcctctttgtgttggtctagcaggaaaatacattgaagtttgtagctgtaatgtgaacaaaaatcaaGAGTGTAAGTACTTTTCCCAGGCATTGTACAATAATCAAtcaaagctgcagctgatcaacaaatcaacattttgtttttctttccaaaccTACACTCATGCAGTTCACACAATCACTCAGCTAGAACATATTGAGGGAGTTTTAATTCACACTAAATACTTTATGTGAGAAGTGAGTCAGATTTAGTCTGATCCTACAAGAAATACTCCTCATACAGCTGTGGCTGGGTGAAAAAAATGAGCTATTAGCTGAATTGTAGGACTGATAAAAGATCTACAGTGAGGGTAATAAACCATTGCTGAAACTTTTATTCAACTACCCGGTCATGAGACAAAAAAGAGTTGGaacagaaaatagatttttttttttcccctcttgaAGATGAAAAAGAGACATTAGAGCTTGTTTTTCCTTACTGCATTTACACTCAGATGACATCTCAACTCTTCCAAACAATACGATCAACCAAATCTCTGTTTCTACTGACAAACTAACCAAAGAACATGGCCTCTCCTCAGCTTTGAGGTATCCATTCTATCCTTTCTTCGCCCATTGGATGCTCCATGAAGGCCACATGCTTCAAGGTGTCAGTGTTGGGTTGTTCTCTCGTAAAAGATGAGAAAATGCACGACAAGGTGCCTTGGTTGGAGTGCGCTGGAGGCTGTTTGCAGAAGCTGCAGCGACATGGAGTCAGGAAGAGGTACGTGAGGATGAGGGCCAAAGTCACCATGCAGCCTAGCAGTGTTGTGTAACCAGTGTTGAACGGCTCTGCTGTTGGCAACAGCACGGTCACATTCACCGCACGTGTTGCATTCAATGCCTGTTTGATGTCCACAGCGGTGCAAAGATACACACCCGAGTCATTGATCGTGGTTGCGTGTATCTCCAAGGTGCCATTGGGAAGCATGCTAATAAGTGTGTCATTCATGCTGCTTTGGGTGATGAAGCCCTTACTTGGGGAAAGCCATGTAAATGAGAGGTTTGTGCTGCTAAGGGATGTTTGGCAGTCCAGACGCACCCTGTCACCCTCGAAGACCACCACGTAGGAGAGGAGAACCGTCACAGGCTGCATGATGGATTTTTCTACAGTGCAGTTCCGGAAGAAACGCTTGTCACGAAAGAACCGGATGGATCTACGAGGGTCCCCATTAACGTTGCAGGTGTGCTCATCCGTAAAGTCTTTGATCGAGTTATATTCACTCAGGTTCCAGTGCCAAAACATGGCATACATGGAGCAGTCGCAGATAAGCGAGTTGTTGTGAGTGTACAGCCCCTGCTGCACCAACTGTGGCAAAGCTTTCACATCCTCCCACGGCAGACTCGACATCCGGTTGGATGACAGGTCCAGCATAGCCAGAAAAGGGTGAGTGTGATCCTGGATGGAGAAAAATGGGAAGTGTGTGATCTGGTTGAAGCTAAAGTAAACCTTTTTCAAGCTGCTCAGACCGCTCAGTGAGCTGCCCTCCACTAGTGTGATCCTATTGTTAAAGAGACGGAGCTCCTCCAGCCTCCATAGCCCATGGAAGTAGTGTTGCTCCACCATCTGAAGCCTGTTGGAGGACAGGTCCAGCAGTCTGAGGCCAGACACATTACGAAACAAGTTATGACTCAATGTACGGATTTCATTGTGGGCCATCCAGAGCTTTTCTAGTCTGGGCGTCTTGGTTAAGGTGTCCGGATCCAGCCAGGTGATGTGGTTGTGGCTGAAGTCAAGGTTGGCGGGAAAGGAGGGCAGGGATTGAGGGAGTTTGTGCAGACCAACAGAGCTACATCTCACTGTGTCAGACATGCAGAGGCATTTAGAAGGGCAGGTCTGCTCAGAGCTGTGGAGGACGCAgaacagcaggaggagaaggaCTTGAAAGTGTTCAGAGGTCATGATTCAGGAAGTCAGATCCTTTAAATTCTTGAATCCCCTCTGGCTCCTTCTGGCTAGATGATAATCAGGTAAAAAAAGGCAAGAATATTAGACATTTGCTATTTCATTTGAAAGCTATGACATTTTAACAGAGATATGGGAAAACTACCTCTTCTACTAACTCAAATGACAGGTGAGGAAAAGAGACAATTTCTCCCTAAAAAAGTACTTTGCATGACAGTAGGATCGCCTTAGGCTATTTTTTTATGAAGGCATTTTTTAAGCAATCACAGACTCCGAGTATATATACTTTTATCTGCTAATAGGTACTTTATTTAGGTTTTCAATACTTGGTCATAAAAATGAAGCTCACATTTTATCCAAAGCTTTAGGGAATTTCAGTAGGATTATTTTCTTTGAAGTTAAAAATACACCTGGCTAGCTTTGATGAGAAATTTgcccttttttgtctttgataagTGACTCAAAtgattaatcatcaaaacaCCCCTTTATTCATTACTTTtcactgaataaatatgatttttttttctcaataaaattaAGCTacagaaatatacatatttgtGGAACTCCttgttaattttgtaaaaagcCTTATAAAAAATCTACATGATGTTGCAGTAGCATAATTCTCACCCTGAATACTTTAGGAAAACCCAGCCCTTAGTCTGATATTCAACTATTCCTGATTGTCTATTGTTTAGACTCTTATTTAGTCTTCCAGTAAGTCATGACTCTTTTCTGTCCAGTAGTATTCATTTCTGCAGCCACTGCCTGCAGTGTTGGACAAGGAGTCTTTTACGTCGCATCCCCACCTCTTCATGGTTCAACGTTTGCCGATTTGCTTATTCGCAGATTTATCTGTGGAATGTGACTCAGAATTATTAATGGAAAACTCATCTATTCACATATGTCTTAgtagagcatatctaaaatatttttggggaaAAATCAGCTTGGCAAGCTGAAATACCAAGGTGCAATTCTACATGATGTTTCTGGCTGTTTGCAAACCAGGCAATCCATGTGCTCTATGTATGGATTGCCATAGTGATTGACTCTACTCCCTATGgcagaaataaggaagactgtacATATTAGCTTCTTTGGTAGTGCAAAAACATTATCCACTTTGTGTATCAATGCATACTAAGTAAAGTATTTATGTTGCCACTTTGAATGGAAagggagataaaaaaaaagtttgctttttgaGAACTGAACCAACAAATTCCATCTTGTGTTCATCAGGTCTCAAACATCCTTTAGACATAATCTACATGCTGACCATTTGTTCAGGCAGCatcccaagaaaaaaaatctctttgtgTTTAGCtgaaagtaaatgtttgttgttCAGATGAGGCTAAGATTAGACTTTTCTGCAACAAACATTCATAATTTGTCTTGTGTGAAACAAAGGATGAATATGTTTCAAAGGATCTTATGCATTAAGTAAGTTGGAGGATCTCTGATTTGTTGGAACTGGATCTTTTCTGAAGGACTTGGGTGTTTTGTCATGGTACATAGCATTATGAACTCGaccagaaaactaaaaattggGTCTTTAagataatgatccaaaacatgTGACCATGTCCAGACACTAAATCAAGCTTCTCCCATAAAATGAGACGCAGAGAACAGAGATGACCCGAGACTTTGGACAGTCTAGATCCCTGCTGTTAAACTCCAGCtgtgtcctgcagcttttagatgtctctctgcttctgctCTTATGAAGCAAATAATTAGGTTATAATAAGTACAACTTGAGGAGTTAATTCAACCATTTTATTTGAGTTTGCTAGAGCTCTGAAACATGTAAACATGTTGCAGGACATTAGCCATCGCAGACTGAAATTTCACACGGTAAATAATTCCTCTCTCTGTATTCTGAAACCTTGTGCAACATTATAGGAGAACACTTAGTGGTTTTCTATTAGCAATGGGTTTTTGTGGGATTTTTCCCACTGACCAAATGTACTCAAATTACAGGCTAGGTTGTTCCAATAGTGTAAGAGTAAGAGCTATGAAAGGGTTTTACTAGGGTGGCAAATACATTTGTCTGTAACTGTAAAGGAAGGTTTGACGTTAACATATGTAAAAGAATAACGACTGGTGTTACCTTCTGCAGTCCTTTCTTCTCAtttgcaaacaaataaattgaagCTCAGACAACTTTCCCTATGCAAACTGTATGTTTGGATGCAGAGGTCAAAGGGTAAAAAGTTCCAAATGAGTGAGTATTCTGACTCACTCGTTTGATTCAATTCTTTTCtccaaaacatgaaagaagGAAACCAGAATCCCAAATCCCAAAATAAATCGCCTAACAGCACTAACCTCCaactttcaagttttttttcttttttcttcttttcaaacttGTATCCCATTAATGAAGACGCACAACACTGCAGCTTAATCCTTATCTCCTTCTTGGATCCTCTGCTCAGACTTCGCGCCGCTCAGGGGATAATGTTCTTCCCTCTCGCTTTCTCTGCAGCCAAGTTTAGGGTCTTCCTCCCGACTTTCTCTTCATCCTGAATAGGAGTGCCAGTCGACAAACATCCTGTGGTGCTTTGCAGTGTTTTACAAACAGCACCACGCTCACTTAATCTCCCACAATCcctcctcttttcctctctgtcATTTAGAGTCTTCCCCTCTCATCATTAAGTAATGATGCCAGTGGCTGCCCTTCTCTGagactctttttttcctttctattatattattttccattagatttttcagtgttttgcttACAGTAGCTTAGTAGAGCCCAGGAGTTTTTCTCATGAATTTTAGATGAGTTATCCTGGTAACCTTTCACCAGTGCTCTCTAGGGGGCAGAAATTTAGTGTGTGACTCTCACTCTGTTGGTTTTCTCCTAAATGTCTGAGTTACGTGACAGCTCTATGACTGCAGAGTAAACTCTAGTGCATTTTTCCCTGTTTTTGTGGTCCTGAATGGGTAAATCCTTCCTTCCCTCTTTCCATGCACACCCCGACATGCTCCCCAGTATCTTCTGCACCACATCCCTGTTTCTATCCCCCCTTTCTGGGTCGCCAACATTCCTCTTTTTCCATAGCTGTGGATTTTCACTGGATCTATGCTGTCTATGCTGCTTGGTCATGGTGGTCCTGACAGCTCTGATTTCTGTCACAGCAAATTAGCTGTGCCTCCCAGCATCCACCTCCTCACCACCAGCGCTAGGCCTCCACCTCCCTTCTTCATAAGTGCCTGCGGCTCCAACTGACTCCCACTGACTCCCACTCACTCATTCAGAAGGAGAATTGGGATCTCCTGGATGGGGTTCACTTCTCTGGAGGTGGGCCCGGGTTATGGAGGCAAATGCAGGGACCACAGAAATGCTAGATCTAAGCCTTCAGTCAGATTTctgtttggagagaaaaaaaagtccctgTTCAGTGTTGGAGAAAGgattaacagtttttttaaaaaaaagcaacatttggaTGCATTTGTGTTTAAAGCAATGCACATGTTTTGGCATTGTGGCATTACACACAATCTTGTCCCCAGGCTAGTCATCAGCTTTGCAACAACATGTGAGATATTCACCCACACAAGTGCATTCGAGACATgttaaaaaggcttttttttaaaaacaggcatTACTGGTGGATGTTGTGGTTACGTGGGAGTATAATGtggttttgactttttttccaaattagtttctgtttctttttaccAAACCTTTTTCTGGACAtctcttaaaatatttatgtttcatttattgtttgcaACCATTACGTAACTGTGGTGTTTGTTGAATAGATTGCTCCAGTAAGCTGTGAGTGTGTTTCTCTGTATGCAACTGGGTCACATAAACCCTTTAAAGCAGAATGTTTATCTGTAGAAGCTTGTAATGATTCATGCTTCTGCATATTATGCTTTTAGAACGGGTCTATAATCATGCCAGGGAAACATCAATAATTGTATTTGTATGCAGcttgaaggttatcctgcaatagtcagccccgcccactcctcactactacccagggctgcctactgaccagttctctgtctaacaggtccggaaaatctctgagacctgggtattaccctaaaagtactctataagagataatctatttaaactggtggcgaaagtgattcgtctagctctaactacctccaatccagaagttatgaccctttacagttaagaaacaatcagctgagtagccctcacagctgcataattccaataaccacttctgttaacggtagcccactttctaaatcataacttgcacttggaaccggctagattatgtttagtgacttagatgtaagtcccagggtcattatttattctcaccaaaggaaattatgaagcctcctatttactggaatcatgtacattagttttcccttaattaaaagaactgaacgaagattaaatgactctattaattccaatgtccaccaacctctttagaattttatagtataaatttattaagcaagcttaagcagggatatgcgacatacaaatcaataatcaatcgtaaataattcaaaaacagtgtaataaaatttacatgtacaatcatactaccctgtcctcttttccctgactaaagtcgcaagttctgagatggaatttcaatgagcagattcaactcatacccagacgatggtggatctttggcaacaggaatttctagcatccttggttgaggtctttgccttgtgtggaaaaaaccctctttagaaaagaaacaaagcagaacgggtccgaatcctttggcaaaacccagttcctcatccctgagggagctttgtccttcctccaagtcttgttgcagagtttgtaattgctgggctgagacgagaccgacgatcgaatgaagaaccagggatggggcgatggaacccagtccttccttggcggtgtgaagtccgaactctcccgtggttctgaagtgcggtccgtggctcaatctgcttcagcaagttgtctctccttctgcgccgtcggactgggaacaactggttcctcttctcagcccctttttatgcatctctccaccatgtgtgtgtatggggaggtttggcctacgtgactttctccacatctgctgtttctcatgaaaaagtcctcacattgcccaatctatttctgctgaccatggtggaaagtcccgtacttcccctttctccgttgcttcagccaaactcaacactccaaccatcctgtgcgctctgaccatctgttcagaactgcttgcgacatttcctgtttcaggactgtgctgtattcctctctttttctataacccactattatgtattatagctcattaaacacattaaatctgttgttaaacctgtttgaattaatttcaaatgattacaacttcacatcatcacaagtttgatccttagttaacaatcaatcacatctcttacttattataattcatcaaccataatctttccacagttaattcattacagaaatcattacagatcacatttcagataatacatttcagaaggttattatgtgattacttgtattcattttactattccttcatattcaatttaattagcttttaatcaaactacaagattacttattttctctcaggcctctatgcaccttttctgcatgcacccggaaagatctcacaccccatgccagttttcttgacaccccctccatgagatcggacggtgcttcgcagaaaacacagagtccaaagtcaaaagagatcaagtccatcatcacaagtgatagtgaggatgtcccgctcatagcaggtaaccggagacaatgaaggtgtccaggaatccacaaccgcatactccgacagattggatggcggagaaagccaacgttctgcgcccaaatcgttgtcaagtgtagagtcacctgagacggaaagggtggaacgttccagcggaggcggcagaggcgaaggcaagtccatgccgaagtcgggcagcgttgatggattgttgcagtagtcgtccaactctgccagcagattctggaaatccatatcacttggtgatggagatgaaggggaaagggTATCCTCATtctggcatgcttggggagatgaactgaggttctcagtttgggtacctctctcgttagtcgcactgctggcttggcatccgacgtcgataaacaaatccggagacacgggacgtgtaggcggaagataatcgcccaccgccacaattcggccatccaacagatgtaaagttgggaggcattgccgagtaagttGGTGTTCCCACAACTTATGAATTACGGGCAGCCGTAGCCCCGTATACAATGGATATGCTGGGAAGTCGTCGTCGGCTAGGCcaaatgcagaggtccacacgattttgtgcacccgttccagggatctagatgtggaatccgctatgtagggcaaatcctccagccctgtagcgcagagaattgccgttacatcattaaaatggctgctcacgcatttgtgacaccagcgggcggacgatgccacccaaatgaatccataggattctgcggtgatcccacatcccacacagcaggttgatgcctgaggagaaacagtaacccaggtaacttcatgattagtggttattgattaactacatgtacttacaatgacgaaaatgctaaagcgaaagctgagagagtaggctggttttaagcccgtgtgccagcttgttttgcgagccaaggtgaattaatcacaggagccgaaatgtcatgatctggtgccggttcacctcgatcatagacatgagctgaatcatggaatattgccgcgtaggtcatcagccatacaacaatggcgaggtccgaggtttcatgaagccagtagaggaccaccaggatcccccaaaccgttgcccaaagagccagaattacccacttttgcatccaaattcgccgtcctcgacccttgatagccaaggcctggcgcgctaagtagatgaggatagatactgcgaaaagcccttctagaatggctgtgagaatcttaaatggggcggctcgtgtagcttgtgcgccccccaggaccaattccagtatcagggctgcggtgtcggtgatgagccacaggcagaccacaacgcccctgcgccaattgatgcgagtacggcccatcaagtaacaggcaaagagggacgaagccaacccccatctgtggagaatgattggacggaggataagcttggcatatccttgtagcgcgacgaagatcctcataggatgtcccttgggccaaggaccggtgtggcagaagactacccaggccagggtaatccctaagtgctcaatggtactcacttgaatcggtgcaaaaagtgagttgggatttgatgagttggtcgaagagttgttttccatgatgtgagatgatggtcgctctggatcagatcctgtcggcagctgcgatgaaggttgaatgggtcgcaggcacacggcagctctctcttatgcaggagtaggctcctccttaggggggaggggctggtagttcctctttttgcaacgacaaagtgctttcagccacgcctccaagacgattttgccgatgagtattgctacggcgacgcccaggagtcctaagagatatggccatagcacgctcaaagcgtctagcagccactgttcaacaatgttgaggccttcttccaccacatgagcaatttcttccacaacctcggtggcgacggccaccaaagttgctcccatagtctcataccagaaacagtcatgtctattagagccttctccacattgctgccaatgctccatagtggtggagcaggtgagattggaatacaacaggttgggtcctacccagtcaaaccctgagtcgatgttcccttcacacagacttttccgaaaagcatgtccttcggcgatggctataaggggatttggaatgaacggaacgggtagtccaagaatgctcttgcgcttctgaagatgatatcctaggattgcgtcggtgcatgtccgtccgctcactatggccctccgccatgtgccattgattttccgccaagtaacctcagaagagtgagtgtcatactcCTCTGCATAATGTTCCTCGCAGTAGCTTTCCCAACCTCGAACGGTTTGGCAGGGTCTCCTGGCCAAACTGATCGTGCATTCGAGGACCCGTCTTGTCGTGTTTCTACAGGTCATGCGCCAAGGTCTTGGgttgacataactgtcaggtctccaaaaaactCCAGGCCATATCATGCGGTCTTTCGAATAAACCGTGGCGATGTACTGGTACTTGacccagtagtttgttgattccGTGAGGCATGGTGTTACCCAAGCTTCAAACTCATCTTGTTGGAGTCCCCACCACTCGTAGTCCCAATTTCGAGTGTAATCCTCGTACCAGGCTCGCAAAGCCCATTTGGCAGTAGGTGCTTTTTCAGGATCAGGgcagttgtacctccaggtggagTGAAGAGCGTTCCCCGTTTGCCAGAGGTCACAACGTGGCGatgagtgggttttcctccaacaggtgtcattaaggctctcaaaaattcttttggcgacacatttgtcaatttttgcaaagtcatttttaggaactttcagaaggtcatcaggagttggaaggggttgtgtacgcaaattggcaatgtgtagctcctccaaaccagtatgagagcgaaccgttccctccgggaagtctcccataaagaacgtctggtctttggctatgtatgtccatgggaatgagttgttcagccaggtttcaacCTCTGTACGGATTGTGCGTGTAGAGTGCCACAAATCAGCCCAGTATTCTTCTATGGCTGTAACTATATAATTCCGtcctgcacattgcacaaacttattccagaggcaaggattCAACCAACTAAAGTGGTGtctataacagtgcttttgctcctcatcatacataaaccgtctaggtccttgtctgatcaggaaagccgtcatgttggtcaaattggcTGATGTAGGCAGCATCGTTGTATTGACTGGAAGATTACCTCGGGAGGCATTTCGATAGGTCCAGTTGCCCGTTGGTGCTGTAgggatgatgtcatcctttctgcagttcaggtggatgtctccccaaaactcccctcgtggaagccaggcccgacagcctgaggacctgtgtggggctgggtatactacttcggtatcccagtacccttgacttggcatcaatagcagcgatcgacaagccatgttgcaatgccattctggcatacctcggtccgggtgaatccagttgcatctgacggtccgtcgttctttgttttgcagaacccgtatccagcagagcactccAGTCTCGAGGAAGTCATAGTTGTAGATCTCCCAGGTGCGATTCAGAAGGTCGTCCAGAGTGGAGTCGTTCAATCCGAAGGCTCGGCGCTCCACGTACTTTTTCCCGTTGTCTTTGGCGAACAacccggttcggttctggacaGATGTTTCGTTATTCCATGGTACAAAAATAGCCGTGGTGcttgtattccaacaattgaagttagcgtactTAGAATGTCCATAGGTGACCCTTGTATGCGTAAGATACCACggtccaactccgatgaagtagaagatagtagcaagaacagcagcagcaaacagcagggcaagaagcgttagcagccctttcaggcatagggtttttctggttatcgtagtcgttttccgtagcaaGGGTTCGTTAGAGATTTCCGAGTCGTCGTCGgtgtcagtagagctgtctgattccgatgtaacatccagcaactccgggtctgtaggtcggcgcctcatgccgatagcatccatcctggccagattagtgcctctctgggatccgctgtatcaggcgctgtacagatttttctcaaagagttgaggtggccttggttggcagggttctttccaacccgtctggtggcccttctctgctgcagggctgtatatatgggagaggggtagggtaaatcaggctccaaccccctccacacccacttccagtggaacaccctccagtagtccggcctagggaatgggcctggggcggttccatttttcagcgcctggtcttgccaggattcgtgtttgtaccctattggggcaggtactgagatataggtgtacaatgattgtccatgcagagttagtctagtgcggtacccccaggttgacggagtaaaaatcctctggtgtggtggattggggtagaccctgtctatttccaatttcaatggaagcctggtgttattaaatatataacattctggatttatttccctctttactATAGTTCTCGCCATACTTCGTGAAGTGGTCCAAATGACCATGTCATtgagtgaaatttcacaatacagtccttgcagtggttcaagataatggggaccccacctaatccgtagctcgatcccctgtaacctgaaatacactgtattaaaagtccacGGTAGAGATCTTGGGCACATAGGGGagattgatgcaacattaaccgtgttgtcggatcctcttcctttccaagcgggcggtgcggtagggataaataaatgtggcttcatggccgggggcgtcgtgtattcttcactttcccccacctcttttacgttttggaaattggtgggtcggagatatatgagatacttaagaaaataggcctcagtgagcggattggaaacagtgaaatcttctcttggcatatctagtagaatggaggtggtagggagttttaaaaacgggcctctgtctgatagtcccgatgagactccaacccccactttgaacaatctagtcacaaaacactgtctcccctttcgttttttggttttttgctgacctgcagactcgacgactcgttttcctccttccggtgcgtccatcagtcttggtttgtctttctccatggaaatgctgaggcgagcttctgccaggcgtgagttttggatttcttcttgggaggctccggctccgtactggacacggtggcgtgagtctgctcgtctggtaccactttgatggctgctccgactgagtagatccctttataggggacggtgatcatgcgcactgacagctggacatgacaggaggtgctaggatcagagggcgtactcgccctgtgagccacgcctcccgggtgttgcaaaactccatcccgaAACTGGGATTCCGCTGTCACCCAGTACAGGCAGGACTTCTCTTTTGGTCTCACCGCATTGCTGCCCCATCCTTCCACCTCTgtggtgtagtaata
The genomic region above belongs to Xiphophorus maculatus strain JP 163 A chromosome 1, X_maculatus-5.0-male, whole genome shotgun sequence and contains:
- the LOC102235266 gene encoding amphoterin-induced protein 3-like, which produces MTSEHFQVLLLLLFCVLHSSEQTCPSKCLCMSDTVRCSSVGLHKLPQSLPSFPANLDFSHNHITWLDPDTLTKTPRLEKLWMAHNEIRTLSHNLFRNVSGLRLLDLSSNRLQMVEQHYFHGLWRLEELRLFNNRITLVEGSSLSGLSSLKKVYFSFNQITHFPFFSIQDHTHPFLAMLDLSSNRMSSLPWEDVKALPQLVQQGLYTHNNSLICDCSMYAMFWHWNLSEYNSIKDFTDEHTCNVNGDPRRSIRFFRDKRFFRNCTVEKSIMQPVTVLLSYVVVFEGDRVRLDCQTSLSSTNLSFTWLSPSKGFITQSSMNDTLISMLPNGTLEIHATTINDSGVYLCTAVDIKQALNATRAVNVTVLLPTAEPFNTGYTTLLGCMVTLALILTYLFLTPCRCSFCKQPPAHSNQGTLSCIFSSFTREQPNTDTLKHVAFMEHPMGEERIEWIPQS